From a single Fusarium fujikuroi IMI 58289 draft genome, chromosome FFUJ_chr03 genomic region:
- a CDS encoding related to gamma hydroxybutyrate dehydrogenase, protein MRIGFLGLGTMGTPMALNLRRQFPVTVWNRNTAKCTPLVEAGAKAAKTPSAVVEKSDVIFTMLFDDKAIQSMIENEPNDKFMKAIRGKTLINTSSVSVDFSHKLAQQVQNAGGQFVEMPVSGSKVPAEEGKLVGMMAGDPQVAEQIRAVVEPITTAAIYCGPIGSGLKAKYSINLFLISVTTGLAESVNLARAQGLDLEAFGQVLNSSPLASAYSKMKMAKILDGDWTPQAAIKDCYNSTELIKSAAQSVQVQTPSIQVCNSLYREAHENGLGEEDMMAIYKVFAETPGKFCT, encoded by the coding sequence ATGAGAATTGGCTTCCTAGGCCTGGGAACGATGGGTACGCCCATGGCCCTCAATCTACGACGACAGTTCCCGGTCACAGTGTGGAATCGCAATACCGCCAAATGCACGCCCCTCGTTGAGGCCGGCGCCAAAGCCGCAAAGACTCCTTCCGCTGTGGTTGAGAAGTCCGATGTCATTTTCACAATGCTTTTCGACGACAAAGCGATCCAATCGATGATTGAAAACGAGCCCAATGACAAGTTTATGAAAGCCATACGTGGTAAAACATTGATCAACACTAGCTCAGTGTCTGTCGACTTCAGCCATAAGCTTGCGCAGCAGGTACAGAATGCGGGGGGCCAGTTTGTTGAGATGCCTGTCAGTGGCAGCAAGGTCCCAGCTGAGGAGGGAAAGCTTGTAGGCATGATGGCTGGCGACCCACAGGTTGCTGAACAGATCAGAGCCGTCGTCGAACCTATCACTACTGCGGCCATCTACTGCGGTCCTATCGGATCAGGCTTGAAGGCTAAATATTCCATCAACCTGTTCCTGATCTCTGTGACCACTGGTCTTGCAGAATCAGTGAATCTTGCCAGAGCTCAAGGGTTGGACTTGGAGGCCTTTGGACAGGTACTAAACAGTAGTCCGTTGGCATCTGCATactccaagatgaagatggcgaagATACTCGACGGAGATTGGACACCCCAGGCGGCCATCAAAGACTGCTATAACAGCACTGAGCTGATCAAGTCTGCTGCGCAAAGCGTACAAGTTCAAACTCCATCTATCCAAGTTTGCAATTCTCTCTATAGAGAAGCTCACGAAAATGGTTTGGGGGAGGAGGATATGATGGCTATTTATAAAGTGTTTGCCGAGACTCCGGGAAAGTTTTGTACATAA